CCCGCCTCAAGGGCCGCACCATCAGCACCACCATCGTCCCCTATGGCCAGGTCTGGCGCACCGGAGCCAACCCCGCCACCACTCTCATCACCGCGTCAAACCTGAAGATCGGCACCCTCGACGTCCCCGCCGGCACCTACACCCTATACACCCTGCCCAGCGCCACCCAATGGCTCCTCATCGTCAACAAGCAGACCGGCCAGTGGGGCACCGACTACTCCGAAGCCCAGGACCTCGGCCGCACGCCCATGACGAGCAAGACCCTTCCAGCATCGCAGGAGAATATGTCCATCTCCTTCGAGCACACCAGCGGAGCCGCCACCGAGCTCCACATCAAATGGGCCACCACCGACGAATACGTAACCGTCAAAGCAGAATAAGTCAGCCGAGTAAGTCACTTCAGCCAATCAAGGCCGACCGGAGAAGTCGAAGCACGAAGCAGAGACCCTACTTCGCCGCTTCCTTCTCCAGTTCGAGCCGATCCAGCCGCAACCGCTCCATCACCGAAGCCACCAGCTCCTTCGCTCCGTTCAAATTCATCAACACCGCCTGCAGATCCAGCGCCGGAACCGCAGGATTCCGCGTACTCGCGCAGTAGACCCCATGCTGCCCCACCAGGATCAGCGCATCGGTCAGCACATCCAGCGTCACCGCCAGCCGCCCACGCGCCTCTCCCAGCATGAACTCATACTTCTCCAGCTCATCCTGCCGATCGTAGAAGACGGACACGCTACCACTCCTTCGCGGCCGTATCGACCAGCAACGGCTCCGCAGCCACAGGAGCCTTCCAGCGCAGAATCGGCTTCCTCGCCGCCGTCGTCTCATCCAGTCGCTGCAGCCGCGTCGTATGCGGCGCCGTCTGCACCAGCTCAGGATTCTCCTCCGCCTCCTGCGCAATCTGCTTCAGCGCATCGATCAGCAAATCAAGCTCCTCGCGGCTCTCACTCTCGGTCGGCTCAATCATCATCGCGCCGTTGACCACCAGCGGGAACGAAACCGTATACGCATGGAAGCCATAGTCGATCAGGCGCTTGCCCATATCGCCCGTCTTCACGCCGTTCTTCGCCTGAATCTTGTCCGAGAACACAACCTCATGCAGCGACCGCGTCTTGTACGGCAGCTCGAACGTGCCCTCAAGCTTCGCGCGAATGTAGTTCGCATTCAGCACCGCATCTTCGGTGGTCTGCCGCAGTCCATCCGGCCCATTGGCCAGGATGTAGGCGAGCGCCCGCACAAACATCCCAAAGTTGCCATAGAACATCCGCACGCGCCCCACACTCTGCGGCCGGTTGTACTCCAGCCCAAGCGTTCCATCCGCCTTCGTCACCACGATCGGCGTAGGCAGAAACGGCTCCAGGATCTTCTTGCAGGCCACTGGCCCCGACCCCGGACCACCGCCACCATGCGGCGTAGAAAACGTCTTATGCAGATTCAAATGCATCACGTCCACACCGAAGTCGCCCGGCCGCGTCTTGCCCACCAAAGCGTTCATATT
This sequence is a window from Edaphobacter lichenicola. Protein-coding genes within it:
- a CDS encoding DUF2911 domain-containing protein codes for the protein MHFRSLALAVCCTLLTTATTLQINAQSGGVKMDSAQPSAKPLASPAATAEVSLNGKQLTIKYNSPRLKGRTISTTIVPYGQVWRTGANPATTLITASNLKIGTLDVPAGTYTLYTLPSATQWLLIVNKQTGQWGTDYSEAQDLGRTPMTSKTLPASQENMSISFEHTSGAATELHIKWATTDEYVTVKAE